In one Melopsittacus undulatus isolate bMelUnd1 chromosome 4, bMelUnd1.mat.Z, whole genome shotgun sequence genomic region, the following are encoded:
- the BMP4 gene encoding bone morphogenetic protein 4, whose protein sequence is MIPGNRMLMVILLCQVLLGGTNHASLIPETGRKKVAELQGQAGSGRRSAQSHELLRGFETTLLQMFGLRRRPQPSKSAVIPSYMLDLYRLQSGEEEESLQEISLQYPERSTSRANTVRSFHHEEHLETVPGPSEAPRVRFVFNLSSVPENEVISSAELRLYREQVEEPSAAWERGFHRINIYEVMKPLSERAQAITRLLDTRLVHHNVTRWETFDVSPAVIRWTKDKQPNHGLVIEVTHLHHAQTHQGKHVRISRSLPQGHGNWAQLRPLLVTFGHDGRGHALTRRARRSPKHQRSRKNKKNCRRHALYVDFSDVGWNDWIVAPPGYQAFYCHGDCPFPLADHLNSTNHAIVQTLVNSVNSSIPKACCVPTELSAISMLYLDEYDKVVLKNYQEMVVEGCGCR, encoded by the exons ATGATTCCTGGTAACCGAATGCTGATGGTCATCCTACTATGCCAAGTCCTGCTAGGAGGTACGAACCATGCTAGCCTGATACCGGAGACCGGCAGGAAGAAAGTCGCAGAACTTCAGGGACAAGCCGGATCCGGACGCCGCTCTGCCCAAAGCCATGAACTCTTGCGGGGTTTCGAAACAACTCTGCTGCAGATGTTTGGGCTGCGAAGGCGGCCTCAGCCCAGCAAGTCAGCCGTCATTCCTAGTTATATGCTGGATCTCTATCGACTccagtctggagaagaggaggaaagtcTCCAGGAAATTAGCCTGCAGTACCCTGAGCGATCGACCAGCCGGGCAAACACCGTGAGGAGTTTCCACCATGAAG AGCACCTGGAGACCGTGCCGGGTCCCAGCGAAGCGCCCAGGGTCCGGTTCGTCTTCAACCTCAGCAGTGTGCCGGAAAACGAGGTGATCTCGTCGGCGGAGCTGCGGCTGTACCGGGAGCAGGTGGAGGAGCCGAGCGCGGCGTGGGAGAGGGGCTTCCACCGGATAAACATTTACGAAGTGATGAAGCCGCTGTCGGAGCGCGCTCAGGCCATTACGCGCCTGTTGGACACGCGTCTGGTGCACCACAACGTGACGCGCTGGGAGACCTTTGATGTGAGCCCGGCTGTGATCCGGTGGACCAAGGACAAGCAACCGAACCACGGACTGGTGATCGAGGTGACGCACCTCCACCACGCACAGACTCATCAGGGCAAACACGTCAGGATTAGCCGATCTTTACCTCAAGGGCACGGGAACTGGGCTCAGCTCCGGCCGCTCCTGGTCACTTTTGGGCACGACGGGCGAGGCCACGCACTGACCCGCAGAGCCCGCCGGAGCCCCAAGCACCAGCGTTCCcgcaagaacaaaaaaaactgCCGCCGCCATGCCCTCTATGTGGATTTCAGTGACGTGGGCTGGAACGACTGGATCGTGGCACCCCCGGGGTACCAGGCGTTTTACTGCCACGGGGACTGCCCCTTCCCTCTGGCCGACCACCTCAACTCCACGAACCATGCCATCGTGCAGACGCTGGTGAACTCCGTGAACTCCAGCATCCCCAAGGCCTGCTGCGTGCCCACGGAGCTGAGCGCCATCTCCATGCTCTACCTGGATGAGTATGACAAGGTGGTCCTGAAAAACTACCAGGAGATGGTGGTGGAGGGGTGCGGGTGCCGCTGA